DNA sequence from the Helicobacter sp. MIT 05-5293 genome:
TGAATGGGATATAGCTGCGTGTGAAATCGTGCTAGAAGAGGCAGGTGGAGTGATTCTTGATTGTCTCACTAAAAAACCTTTGGAATACAATAAACCAAGTGTAAGAAATCATCATTTTGTCGCTTTTGCTAAAAGTCAAGTGGGGAAAGCCATTTATCGCGATGTCCTAGATTCTGTTTATAAATCTTAAAGACTAAAAGTCTCACAGCAAAATCCTTTGCAAAGCTACAATGATTAAGAATTTAGGGGTATGATTAAAGCTTTAAAATATAGAGTAAGTTTGTTTATCAGGGTGGAATATTATGAGGATTAAGTTTGATTTGTGGGCAAAGGTGCGATTAGGTATCATCGGGATCATCAGTGTGTGCGTAATAAGTGGCTGTGATAGACGGAATCAAGAAAACGACACACAAGCATTAGATTCTCAAATCCCTACAAAAATCCCTTTGGTATTAGAAGAGAATGATACTTTAGAAACTCTTATGGATAAGATATTTATTCATAATATGTATGACCCTCCTAAAGAAATATTGATTACCTCTAAAGAAATATTTATCGAAACGATGTTGCCTGCAGATGATAGTAAGGCAGATTCTCAAAGTATTCCTTATTTGGATACGCAAATCTCTTCTCTTCCTGTCGTGGAAGAAAAACGACATGAGATTGCTCAAATTTATGAGGCAGCCTATCGAGAAAACAAAACCCGCACGATACAGATTGCGACTTTAGAATCTGTCTTGCGACTGAAAAAAGAATGGGAAATTTTGACTAATTCTTCAAAAGAATATCAAGGTATCGTTGCGCTAGAAAATCTCCGCATACAAATTGAACTAGCCTTAGCCGCATTATTTTTGGGTTATCAAGGGGGTGATACGCAAAATGTTGAAGCTTTGCTCACTCAACAATATCAAGCTGCTAAAGGCACAGGAGAGCTTAGTGCTATTATAGAATCCCAGATTCAACATCGCCTTATTGCGTTGTTTGGATTAAATCAGCTTGAAAAAAATGCCAATCAGCCACCCAATCAAGCCCAACAAGATGTCAAAAAAGTTTTTCGTGCAGCTGTTGAGAAAGACTTAGAATCCTATAAAGACTTTTTACCTAAAAAACATTATGAAGTTTATAGTAGAGTATTAGCATTGCTTTTAGAAGCTAGTTTATCTAATGAAGCACCTATGGATAGGGTATTATCCAAACTTTTTGAGTATCCTAGTGTTACTGAAATGTCTGCAGATAACGAAAGCAATATGTATGAGCGTTTTGAGCGTTTAAGACAAGCTTATGATCTTTCCAAAGACAAGGCACTTGTAACTTCACAAAATGAGGCGCGACAAATCATTGAGATTAGTCATAATCCGCTTAAAAATGTCTTTGAAACGCAATCAATGGGTTATTATTGTTATGGTTTGGATTATTTGAGTTTGGCATTTGTGGATTATGAGCTGATTGATTCTGTGCGTGATGCGTTGGCTTATTTGCAAAAAGATTTTAAATATTATCAGATTGTCGAGCATCGTTTTGATGCGCCTTCTTTTAAGAACTATATTACTTCAATGCTTTTATCTGCCTACGCGCTTTTGAATGTGCAAAAATATCAAGATCAATTCGATGATATTGTGCGTTTAGTCAAATCAGAGCTTACTCAATATCGTGATGCGATTGATTCTAATGAATTTGAGCTTTATCAAGATGCGGTTGCTGTGCTTGAGAATCCAGATAGTAGAAAGTTTAACACTATTGAATTGGTTGAAAAAGAACCCATAGAGGAAGAAGGCTATACCAAAGTGCTTTTGGCTTTGTCTCCACAAGAATATCAACAGATTCAAGATATTAATGGTCGCTTACAAAGAGATCGTGATAATGCTGCTTCGCTAGAGCAAGAATGTTTGCTCCCTGAAGATATTGATTTTATGTTGTCTTTGGCTTATCAAGCTTTCAAGTCGCAGGGTTATGCAGGTGTCCCTTCTGAAATGTTTAATATTCGTCTTGATGAGGTGTTTGATATTCGTTCTTTGGATTTTCAAGAAAGGCGCATAGATATTCATGACCAAAGGTGGCTAGGTCAGCATTTAGTTGATTTTGATCGTTTTATTGTGCTAGGAATCGCAGATAGGGATTGTTATACAAATTTTGAAATGATGCAAAGAATGTTTCAAACACTGCAATCGAAGCAAAAAATATGCGGAGCAAATGTGATTTTTGATAAGCAAAATGCTTTGGTGTTAAGTGATCTTAGCCCTACAAAATCTCTTGAAATAATGTCAGATGGTAGGGTGTATTTTCGTTTAAACAGAAATGAGTTTCTTTTCAATCGGTTGTTGTTTCAAAATGATGAAAAAAGTCTTAAGGCATTGATTCAAGCCCATGATAAAAGTAAAACTATAGGCTATTTGATTCACTTTTTCCCTTCTATGTCGGCATATTTACAGCAACGCTCTTCGGTGCAAGAAGCCCAAGCGTTGATTTCCCGAGAAGGGAATATTCATTGTTATTAATGTTGTTTAAGTATTTAAGCTTACGAGTTTTTCTTCTTTAGTTCTTTTTTGAATTCTTTGCGTTTCTTTGCTGCCTCAAAGCGACGGATTTCATCTTCAGTAGTAGGCTCTAAAGGTGGGATTTTGACTTTTTTACCTGTGGGATCAATGGCAACCATTGTAAAATAACAACTATTGCAATGTGTAACAAAACGATTTTTAATATCTTCGCTGATTACTTTGATGCCTACTTCGCAACTTGTGCTACCGACATAATTTATTCTGGCGAGAAAAATGACTAATGAGCCAATAGGAATAGGGTGTTTAAAAACAACATCATCAACACCAATAGTAACAACCCCACAGCCACAATATCGAGTAGCACACGCGTATGCAACTTGATCAAGGAGTCTCATTAATTCTCCCCCATGCATCACTCCGCTAAAATTTGCCATACTAGGTGCTGCAAGCACACTCATTGTTAAAGATTTAGGATCGAATATATCTTCCATAACAAAGTCTCCTTGAGTATAAGTTAAATTTTAATTAACTTTTAGTGAAGTTAGTAGAGTTAATTATGCTATCACAAGAGTAAATAAATATAAAAAATGTCGTATTTAGGGATTATTTGTCTCTAAAAGTAACCTATTTTGCGAGCGAAATCAAAAAATATTAAGAAAATATGCACAAAATACTCAAAAATGGATTAAAATTTTTTTGTCATAGTCGATATGTATCTTAACCAAACGCAAGGATGCGTAAGGAAAACTTTAAAAGGAGTTAATCATGGCTTTCCAAGTCAATACAAACATTAACGCGCTTAATGCGCATGCTCAATCTACTTTTACTCAATATGCTCTTAAGAATTCAATGGAGAAATTGAGTTCAGGTCTTAGAATCAACAAGGCAGCAGACGATGCGTCAGGTATGACCATTGCTGACAGCTTGAGATCACAAGCAAGTGCTTTGGGACAAGCGATCCGAAACACAAATGATGGTATGGGGATTATCCAAATTGCGGATAAAGCGATGGACGAACAAATCAAGATTCTTGATACTATCAAAACAAAAGCTGTGCAAGCTGCTCAAGATGGACAAAGCACACAATCTCGTTCAATGATTCAAATGGACATTAAACGTTTGATTGAAGGTTTGGACAACATTGGTAACACTACTACTTACAATGGTATGGCTTTGCTTTCTGGTGCTTTTACAAATAAAGAGTTCCAAGTAGGTGCGTATTCTAACCAAGCTATTAAAGCATCAATTGGTTCAACTACATCTGATAAGATCGGACAAATCCGAATTGAAACAGGTGCGCTTATTACAAGCTCTGGTGAAGTTACTATGACATTTAAAAATGTTGATGGTGTTAATGATGTAACTTTAGAATCTGTGAAGATTTCATCTTCTGCAGGAACA
Encoded proteins:
- a CDS encoding acyl-CoA thioesterase; protein product: MEDIFDPKSLTMSVLAAPSMANFSGVMHGGELMRLLDQVAYACATRYCGCGVVTIGVDDVVFKHPIPIGSLVIFLARINYVGSTSCEVGIKVISEDIKNRFVTHCNSCYFTMVAIDPTGKKVKIPPLEPTTEDEIRRFEAAKKRKEFKKELKKKNS